Proteins from a genomic interval of Kaistia defluvii:
- the tkt gene encoding transketolase, which translates to MTAPDTHKRMANAIRALAMDSVEKAKSGHPGMPMGMADVATVLFTRFLKYDVAQPHWPDRDRFILSAGHGSMLLYSVLHLLGSEALPISELQNFRQLHSKTPGHPENFVTPGVETTTGPLGQGLAMSVGFALAERMLNAEYGDDLVDHYTYVIAGDGCLMEGVSHEAIDLAGHLKLNKLIVLFDDNGITIDGHTDLSTSVDQVARFKASGWNAERVDGLDQEEVAAAIERARNSDRPTMIACKTIIGYGAPTKADSHASHGSALGDKEIAGAREALGWPYAPFEIPEDVYADWHKAAAELAAPRAAWEARFAAADAAVRSEFERRMKGELPAGLDAAVDAYKKNLSETKPKVATRKSSEMALDMLATVLPELAGGSADLTGSNLTRAKIQIPLTPDDYAGRYIHYGIREFGMSAAMNGIALHGGFIPYGGTFLVFTDYARPAIRLSALMGERVIYVMTHDSIGLGEDGPTHQPVEHVAALRAIPHLRVFRPADAVETAEVWQIAVESPHNPSVLALSRQNLPTLRTEHVSENKSAKGAYLLAGPDNADVTLFATGSEVEIAMNAKAKIEEAGRTARVISVPSFELFEEQDDAYKASILGNSKVRVGIEAAIRLGWDRFIGVDGIFIGMNGFGASAPADKLYEYFGITAEHAAEAALARLK; encoded by the coding sequence ATGACAGCTCCTGACACCCACAAGCGCATGGCAAACGCCATCCGTGCGCTCGCGATGGATTCGGTCGAAAAGGCCAAGTCCGGCCATCCCGGCATGCCGATGGGCATGGCCGATGTCGCCACGGTGCTGTTCACGCGCTTCCTGAAATACGACGTCGCCCAGCCGCATTGGCCCGACCGGGACCGCTTCATCCTGTCGGCCGGCCATGGCTCGATGCTGCTCTATTCCGTCCTGCACCTGCTCGGCTCCGAGGCTCTGCCGATCAGCGAGCTGCAGAATTTCCGCCAGCTTCATTCGAAGACGCCGGGTCATCCCGAGAACTTCGTGACGCCGGGCGTCGAGACGACCACCGGTCCGCTCGGCCAGGGCCTGGCCATGTCGGTCGGCTTCGCGCTCGCCGAGCGCATGCTGAACGCCGAATATGGCGACGACCTCGTCGACCACTACACCTATGTGATCGCGGGCGACGGCTGCCTGATGGAAGGCGTCAGCCACGAGGCGATCGACCTTGCCGGCCATCTGAAGCTGAACAAGCTGATCGTGCTGTTCGACGACAACGGCATCACCATTGACGGCCATACCGACCTCTCCACCTCGGTCGACCAGGTTGCGCGCTTCAAGGCGAGCGGCTGGAACGCCGAGCGCGTCGACGGCCTGGATCAGGAAGAAGTCGCCGCCGCCATCGAGCGCGCCCGCAATTCCGACCGCCCGACCATGATCGCCTGCAAGACGATCATCGGCTATGGCGCGCCGACCAAGGCCGACAGCCATGCCTCGCATGGCTCGGCACTGGGCGACAAGGAAATCGCCGGCGCCCGCGAGGCGCTCGGCTGGCCCTATGCGCCGTTCGAGATCCCGGAAGACGTCTATGCCGACTGGCACAAGGCCGCAGCCGAACTGGCAGCGCCGCGCGCCGCCTGGGAAGCCCGCTTCGCCGCGGCCGACGCCGCCGTGCGTTCGGAATTCGAACGCCGCATGAAGGGCGAACTGCCGGCCGGCCTCGACGCCGCCGTCGACGCCTACAAGAAGAACCTGTCCGAGACCAAGCCGAAGGTCGCGACCCGCAAGTCGTCCGAGATGGCGCTGGACATGCTCGCCACCGTTCTGCCGGAACTGGCCGGCGGCTCGGCCGACCTGACCGGCTCCAACCTCACCCGCGCGAAGATCCAGATCCCGCTGACGCCGGACGATTATGCCGGCCGCTACATCCATTACGGCATCCGCGAATTCGGCATGTCGGCGGCGATGAACGGCATCGCGCTGCATGGCGGCTTCATCCCGTATGGCGGCACGTTCCTGGTCTTCACCGACTATGCCCGCCCGGCCATCCGCCTGTCGGCGCTGATGGGCGAGCGCGTCATCTATGTCATGACGCATGACTCGATCGGCCTCGGCGAGGACGGCCCGACCCACCAGCCCGTCGAGCATGTCGCGGCGCTGCGGGCGATCCCGCATCTGCGCGTCTTCCGTCCGGCCGACGCGGTCGAGACGGCGGAAGTCTGGCAGATCGCCGTCGAGAGCCCGCACAATCCTTCCGTGCTGGCCCTGTCGCGCCAGAACCTGCCGACGCTGCGCACCGAGCACGTCTCGGAAAACAAGTCGGCCAAGGGCGCCTACCTGCTCGCCGGTCCCGACAATGCCGACGTGACGCTGTTCGCGACCGGCTCGGAAGTCGAGATCGCCATGAACGCCAAGGCGAAGATCGAGGAAGCCGGCCGCACGGCCCGCGTCATCTCGGTTCCGAGCTTCGAGCTGTTCGAAGAGCAGGATGACGCCTACAAGGCGTCGATCCTCGGCAATTCGAAGGTTCGCGTCGGCATCGAGGCGGCGATCCGCCTCGGCTGGGACCGTTTCATCGGCGTCGACGGCATCTTCATCGGCATGAACGGCTTCGGCGCCAGCGCGCCGGCCGACAAGCTCTACGAATATTTCGGCATCACGGCCGAGCATGCCGCCGAGGCGGCGCTGGCACGGCTGAAGTAA
- the gap gene encoding type I glyceraldehyde-3-phosphate dehydrogenase, with protein sequence MAVRVAINGFGRIGRNILRAIVESGRTDIEVVTVNDLGPVETNAHLLRFDSVHGRFPHEVIVDGDTLVIGKSRIKVTAIRNPAELPHKELDIDIALECTGIFTTRDKAAAHLTAGAKRVIVSAPCDGADYTAVFGVNHEGLTKDHLVISNGSCTTNCLAPVAKVLQETVGIKHGYMTTVHSYTGDQPTLDTMHKDLYRGRAAALSAIPTSTGAAKAIGLVIPELKGKLDGSAIRIPTPNVSLIDLKIVAERNTTVDEINAAMKAAAAGPLKGVLAITDQPNVSHDFNHDPHSSTFHLDQTKVIEGNFVRVLAWYDNEWGFSNRMADMTAYFAKTI encoded by the coding sequence ATGGCGGTGCGGGTTGCTATCAATGGCTTCGGCCGAATTGGCCGGAACATCCTTCGTGCGATCGTCGAGTCGGGCCGGACCGACATCGAAGTCGTCACGGTCAACGATCTCGGCCCGGTCGAGACCAACGCCCACCTGCTCCGCTTCGATTCGGTCCATGGCCGCTTCCCGCATGAAGTGATCGTCGACGGCGACACGCTGGTCATCGGCAAGAGCCGGATCAAGGTCACCGCGATCCGCAACCCGGCCGAGCTGCCGCACAAGGAGCTCGACATCGACATCGCGCTCGAGTGCACGGGCATCTTCACGACCCGCGACAAGGCTGCCGCTCACCTCACGGCCGGCGCCAAGCGCGTCATCGTCTCGGCTCCCTGCGACGGCGCCGACTACACCGCCGTGTTCGGCGTCAACCATGAGGGCCTCACCAAGGACCACCTGGTGATCTCGAACGGTTCCTGCACCACCAACTGCCTGGCGCCGGTCGCCAAGGTCCTGCAGGAGACGGTCGGTATCAAGCACGGCTACATGACGACGGTGCATTCCTACACCGGCGACCAGCCGACGCTCGACACGATGCACAAGGATCTCTACCGCGGCCGCGCCGCCGCCCTTTCGGCCATCCCGACCTCGACCGGCGCCGCCAAGGCGATCGGCCTGGTGATCCCGGAACTGAAGGGCAAGCTCGACGGCAGCGCCATCCGCATCCCGACGCCGAACGTCTCGCTGATCGACCTCAAGATCGTCGCCGAGCGCAACACGACGGTCGACGAGATCAACGCGGCGATGAAGGCAGCGGCTGCCGGCCCGCTCAAGGGCGTGCTCGCGATCACCGACCAGCCGAACGTCTCGCACGATTTCAACCACGACCCGCACTCCTCGACGTTCCACCTCGACCAGACCAAGGTCATCGAGGGCAACTTCGTCCGCGTGCTGGCCTGGTACGACAATGAGTGGGGCTTCTCGAACCGCATGGCCGACATGACGGCCTATTTCGCCAAGACGATTTGA
- a CDS encoding phosphoglycerate kinase, whose protein sequence is MSTFRTLDTADVKGKRVLIRVDLNVPMKDGMVSDDTRIRAILPTVRDVTKRGGKAILLAHFGRPKGERVAEMTLRPVVPALETLLGRPVAFANDSIGNDAAAAIAKMSDGDVLLLENTRFHKGEEKNDPIFTSALAELGDIYVNDAFSAAHRAHSSTEGLAHQLPAYAGRAMQAELEALEKALTSPQRPVIAVVGGAKVSSKIELLENLVTQVDALVIGGGMANTFLHAQGYSIGKSLCEKDLADTARRILIKAQESNCAIILPVDATVAYHFQAHTPTQTYGIDAIPDDGMILDVGALSVARINSAIDEAATLVWNGPLGAFEMEPFDRGTVEVARHAAQRTKAGKLLSVAGGGDTVAALNHAGVSEDFTYVSAAGGAFLEWLEGKPLPGVEVLRRNG, encoded by the coding sequence ATGTCGACCTTCCGGACCCTCGATACCGCCGACGTCAAGGGCAAGCGCGTCCTGATCCGCGTCGACCTCAACGTCCCGATGAAGGACGGCATGGTTAGCGACGACACGCGCATCCGCGCCATCCTGCCGACCGTCCGCGACGTGACGAAGCGCGGCGGCAAGGCGATCCTGCTGGCGCATTTCGGCCGCCCCAAGGGCGAGCGCGTCGCCGAGATGACGCTGCGCCCGGTCGTGCCGGCGCTGGAGACGCTGCTCGGCCGTCCGGTCGCCTTCGCCAATGACAGCATCGGCAATGACGCGGCCGCCGCGATCGCCAAGATGTCGGACGGCGACGTGCTGCTTCTGGAGAACACCCGCTTCCACAAGGGCGAAGAGAAGAACGATCCGATCTTCACCAGCGCGCTCGCCGAACTGGGCGACATCTATGTGAACGACGCCTTCTCGGCTGCGCACCGCGCCCATTCCTCGACCGAGGGCCTCGCCCACCAGCTGCCGGCCTATGCCGGCCGCGCCATGCAGGCCGAGCTCGAGGCGCTGGAAAAGGCGCTGACCAGCCCGCAGCGCCCGGTGATCGCCGTCGTCGGCGGCGCCAAGGTCTCCTCCAAGATCGAGCTGCTCGAAAACCTCGTCACCCAGGTCGACGCGCTGGTGATCGGGGGCGGCATGGCCAACACCTTCCTGCACGCCCAGGGCTATTCGATCGGCAAGTCGCTCTGCGAGAAGGACCTGGCCGACACCGCCCGCCGCATCCTGATCAAGGCGCAGGAATCCAACTGCGCCATCATCCTGCCGGTCGATGCGACCGTCGCCTATCACTTCCAGGCGCACACGCCGACCCAGACCTATGGCATCGACGCCATTCCGGATGACGGCATGATCCTCGACGTCGGCGCGCTGTCGGTCGCCCGCATCAATTCCGCCATCGACGAAGCGGCGACGCTGGTCTGGAACGGCCCGCTCGGCGCCTTCGAGATGGAGCCGTTCGACCGCGGCACGGTCGAGGTGGCCCGCCACGCCGCCCAGCGCACCAAGGCCGGTAAGCTGCTGTCGGTCGCCGGCGGCGGCGATACGGTGGCGGCGCTGAACCATGCCGGCGTCAGCGAAGATTTCACCTATGTCTCCGCGGCGGGCGGCGCGTTTCTCGAATGGCTGGAAGGCAAGCCCCTCCCCGGCGTCGAAGTGCTGCGCCGGAACGGCTGA
- a CDS encoding class I fructose-bisphosphate aldolase, with product MTESLQDIARRLVAPGKGILAADESSSTIKKRFDGIALESTADSRRDYREMLFSADTAMREHISGVILFDETIRQSARDGRTLVELIQANGSIPGIKVDMGAKPLAFYPGETVTEGLDGLRERLVEYYKLGARFAKWRGVITIGANLPTPGALSANAHALARYAALCQENGIVPIVEPEVLMDNPNATHTIETCQKVTEATLEAVFNELEKARVDLTGMILKPNMIVPGKDSGQNAAPSEVAERTVAAFHATVPTSVPGIAFLSGGQSDVLATEHLSLINQIPNRPWKITFSYGRALQAAALKAWAGKPENVAAGQHAFLHRARMNGLASLGEWTAELERQAD from the coding sequence ATGACCGAAAGCCTTCAGGATATTGCCCGTCGTCTCGTCGCACCCGGAAAGGGCATTCTCGCGGCGGATGAAAGCTCGAGCACGATCAAGAAGCGTTTCGATGGGATCGCTCTCGAATCGACGGCGGACAGCCGCCGCGACTATCGCGAAATGCTGTTCTCAGCCGATACGGCGATGCGCGAGCACATTTCGGGCGTCATCCTGTTCGACGAGACGATCCGCCAGTCCGCCCGCGACGGCCGGACGCTGGTCGAACTGATCCAGGCCAATGGTTCGATCCCCGGCATCAAGGTCGACATGGGCGCCAAGCCCCTCGCCTTCTATCCGGGCGAGACGGTCACCGAAGGCCTGGACGGCCTGCGCGAACGGCTGGTCGAATACTACAAGCTGGGCGCGCGTTTCGCCAAATGGCGCGGCGTTATCACCATCGGCGCGAACCTGCCGACGCCGGGCGCGCTTTCCGCCAATGCGCATGCGCTGGCCCGCTATGCCGCGCTCTGCCAGGAAAACGGCATCGTGCCGATCGTCGAGCCGGAAGTCCTGATGGACAATCCGAACGCCACCCACACGATCGAGACCTGCCAGAAGGTCACGGAGGCGACGCTCGAGGCCGTGTTCAACGAACTGGAAAAGGCCCGCGTCGACCTGACCGGCATGATCCTCAAGCCGAACATGATCGTGCCCGGCAAGGATAGCGGCCAGAACGCCGCCCCGTCCGAGGTTGCCGAGCGGACCGTCGCCGCGTTCCACGCAACCGTGCCGACCAGCGTTCCGGGCATCGCCTTCCTGTCGGGTGGCCAGTCCGACGTGCTGGCGACCGAGCATCTGTCGCTGATCAACCAGATCCCGAACCGCCCCTGGAAGATCACCTTCTCCTACGGCCGCGCGCTCCAGGCAGCCGCCCTCAAGGCGTGGGCCGGCAAGCCGGAGAACGTCGCCGCGGGGCAGCACGCCTTCCTGCACCGGGCGCGCATGAACGGCCTCGCCTCGCTCGGCGAGTGGACGGCGGAGCTGGAGCGTCAGGCCGATTGA
- a CDS encoding flagellar motor protein MotA produces the protein MARDFDPYKLASPQVYLWRMIIFLIIAAFVALILYRQVYTSFLANPALNGVIIGVLFIGILLAFRQVIRIFPEIRWVNGFRNADRSIEMDRAPVLLAPMAAILGDRIGRMSISTQTMRSVLDSILMRLDEDRDTSRYLTGLLIFLGLLGTFWGLLETVGAVADAIRNLNVGTGDSSVIFEDLKSGLEGPLKGMGTAFSSSLFGLAGSLILGFLDLQAGQAQNKFYTELEDWLSTVTDLDPSMLDVREGAASSGEDLRVAIERLTAAVHEGGGGSGGSTQRATAAMANLAEGIQGLVQHMRSEQQVVRGWVEQQADQQREMQQLLEVIAKALKQPAGE, from the coding sequence ATGGCAAGAGACTTCGACCCTTACAAACTTGCCAGCCCACAGGTCTATCTGTGGCGGATGATCATCTTCCTCATCATCGCCGCCTTCGTGGCGCTGATCCTCTACCGCCAGGTCTACACCTCCTTCCTCGCCAACCCGGCCCTGAACGGCGTCATCATCGGCGTGCTGTTCATCGGCATCCTGCTGGCCTTTCGCCAGGTCATCCGGATCTTCCCGGAAATCCGCTGGGTCAACGGCTTCCGCAACGCCGATCGCTCGATCGAGATGGACCGCGCGCCGGTTCTGCTGGCGCCGATGGCCGCCATCCTCGGCGACCGCATCGGCCGCATGTCGATCTCGACCCAGACCATGCGCTCGGTGCTCGATTCGATCCTGATGCGCCTGGACGAGGACCGTGACACCTCGCGCTACCTCACCGGCCTGCTGATCTTCCTCGGCCTCCTCGGCACCTTCTGGGGCCTGCTGGAGACGGTCGGCGCGGTCGCCGACGCGATCCGCAACCTGAATGTCGGCACCGGCGACAGCTCCGTGATCTTCGAGGATTTGAAGTCCGGGCTTGAGGGACCATTGAAGGGCATGGGAACGGCGTTCTCGTCCTCGCTGTTCGGCTTGGCCGGATCGCTGATCCTGGGCTTCCTCGATCTTCAGGCCGGACAGGCGCAGAACAAGTTCTATACCGAGCTGGAAGACTGGCTCTCGACGGTCACCGACCTCGATCCGAGCATGCTCGACGTTCGCGAAGGCGCGGCCTCCTCGGGCGAGGACCTGCGCGTCGCCATCGAACGGCTGACGGCTGCCGTGCATGAAGGCGGCGGCGGCTCCGGCGGGTCGACGCAGCGCGCCACGGCCGCCATGGCCAATCTTGCCGAAGGCATCCAGGGCCTCGTGCAGCACATGCGCAGCGAGCAGCAGGTCGTGCGCGGCTGGGTGGAGCAGCAGGCCGACCAGCAACGCGAAATGCAGCAATTGCTGGAAGTGATCGCCAAGGCCCTCAAGCAGCCGGCCGGGGAGTAG
- a CDS encoding peptidoglycan -binding protein: protein MAVRGRRREARSDVWPAFVDVLSNLLLVFIFLLSIFALLQFLQTREITGKDTVLNRLNGQIAELTELLAMERAGKQDAADQLASLQASLASAEAERDRLKGAADTSTAAAGSAEGQIAIITKALENEKVVSQKALSQVEILNQQIAALRRQIGALEEALGASEKRDTESQTKIADLGRRLNVALAQRVQELSRYRSDFFGRLREILGNRPDITVVGDRFVFQSEVLFPSGSDEINDEGRVEMTKLADALKVLEGEIPPEIAWVLRVDGHTDARPLSGSGRYRNNWELSAARAIAVVRFLVDQGVQPIHLVAAGFGEFQPLVQGNDDAAYARNRRIELKLTER from the coding sequence GTGGCCGTTCGCGGACGCCGTCGCGAGGCCAGGAGCGATGTCTGGCCGGCCTTTGTCGACGTGCTGTCGAACCTCCTGCTCGTCTTCATCTTTCTGCTGTCGATCTTCGCGCTGCTGCAATTCCTGCAGACACGCGAGATCACCGGCAAGGACACGGTGCTGAACCGTCTGAACGGCCAGATCGCCGAATTGACCGAACTGCTGGCCATGGAACGGGCGGGCAAGCAGGATGCTGCCGACCAGTTGGCGAGCCTGCAGGCGAGCCTCGCCTCGGCCGAGGCGGAGCGCGACCGGCTGAAAGGCGCGGCGGATACGTCGACCGCGGCCGCCGGGTCCGCCGAGGGCCAGATCGCCATCATCACCAAGGCACTCGAAAACGAGAAGGTCGTCAGCCAGAAGGCGCTGTCGCAGGTCGAGATCCTCAACCAGCAGATCGCCGCCCTTCGCCGCCAGATCGGTGCGCTGGAAGAGGCGCTCGGCGCTTCGGAAAAGCGCGATACCGAGAGCCAGACGAAGATCGCCGATCTCGGCCGCCGCCTGAACGTCGCGCTGGCGCAGCGCGTGCAGGAACTGTCGCGCTATCGCTCCGACTTCTTCGGCCGCCTGCGCGAGATCCTCGGCAACCGGCCGGATATCACCGTCGTCGGCGACCGGTTCGTCTTCCAGTCGGAAGTGCTGTTCCCGTCGGGCTCCGACGAGATCAACGACGAAGGCCGCGTCGAGATGACCAAGCTCGCCGATGCGCTCAAGGTGCTGGAGGGCGAGATCCCGCCCGAGATCGCCTGGGTCCTGCGCGTCGACGGCCACACCGACGCGCGTCCGCTTTCCGGTTCCGGCCGCTATCGCAACAACTGGGAACTGTCGGCCGCCCGCGCCATCGCAGTGGTGCGCTTCCTGGTCGACCAGGGCGTCCAGCCGATCCATTTGGTCGCGGCCGGCTTTGGCGAGTTCCAGCCCTTGGTCCAGGGCAATGACGACGCCGCCTACGCCCGCAACCGCCGCATCGAGCTGAAGCTCACCGAGCGGTAG
- a CDS encoding ABC transporter transmembrane domain-containing protein — protein MADRDAIPSDAAGAAKTGRRSLRPLAMLRPYVLRRKPQLVGAILALVMAALATLTVPLAVRRMIDHGFTADNAGTINVYFMALIGVVAVLATASSLRFYFVTWLGERVVADLRADVFRHLSALGIDFFDRNRSGEIASRLTADTTQIKSVAGASISIALRNLVMFIGGVAMMIVTSPKLSGLVLIALPIVVLPLVGFGRRVRLRSRKAQDLLADASAYASEAVGAIRIVQAFTAEATVARRFAESVEGAFVAARNSTVARAALTGFGIFMVFASMVAVLWWGAHDVMAGRMTPGTLGQFLIYAVIGAGALGELSQVWGDISNATGAAERLAEILAEKPSIAAPSKPQRLAEPVRGAVAFEDVGFAYPEGGRGPAIRHIGFRVEPGERVAVVGPSGAGKSTLFNLMLRFYDPQQGRVTVDGVDIRDLDPVALRSHIAIVPQDTVVFAASAAENIGIGHPGADRDAIKRAAVSAHADAFLVTLPEGYETELGERGVTLSGGQRQRIAIARAILKDAPILLLDEATSALDAESEVAVQDALDELMVGRTTIVIAHRLATILKADRILVMDGGAIVEEGTHEALVRHGGLYARLARLQLREDAA, from the coding sequence ATGGCGGACCGAGACGCGATACCGAGCGACGCCGCGGGCGCTGCCAAGACTGGCCGCCGCTCGCTGCGGCCGCTGGCCATGCTGCGGCCCTATGTGTTGCGCCGCAAGCCGCAGCTGGTCGGTGCGATCCTCGCGCTGGTGATGGCGGCGCTGGCAACCCTGACCGTGCCGTTGGCCGTCCGCCGCATGATCGACCACGGCTTCACCGCCGACAATGCCGGCACGATCAACGTCTATTTCATGGCCCTGATCGGCGTCGTCGCGGTGCTGGCCACCGCCTCCAGCCTGCGCTTCTATTTCGTCACCTGGCTCGGCGAGCGCGTCGTCGCCGACCTCCGGGCCGACGTTTTCCGCCATCTTTCAGCCCTCGGCATCGATTTCTTCGACCGCAACCGCTCCGGCGAGATCGCCTCGCGGCTCACGGCAGACACGACGCAGATCAAGTCGGTCGCCGGCGCCAGCATCTCGATCGCGCTGCGCAACCTGGTGATGTTCATCGGCGGCGTGGCGATGATGATCGTCACCAGCCCCAAGCTTTCCGGCCTCGTGCTGATCGCGCTGCCGATCGTCGTGCTGCCGCTGGTCGGCTTCGGCCGCCGCGTCCGGCTGCGCTCGCGCAAGGCGCAGGACCTGCTGGCGGACGCCTCCGCCTATGCCTCGGAAGCCGTCGGCGCGATCCGCATCGTCCAGGCTTTCACGGCCGAGGCGACGGTGGCGCGGCGATTCGCCGAAAGCGTCGAGGGCGCCTTTGTCGCGGCCCGCAATTCGACGGTTGCCCGCGCGGCGCTGACCGGCTTCGGCATCTTCATGGTGTTCGCCAGCATGGTCGCCGTGCTGTGGTGGGGCGCGCACGACGTCATGGCCGGCCGGATGACGCCGGGCACGCTCGGCCAGTTCCTGATCTATGCGGTGATCGGCGCCGGTGCGCTCGGCGAGCTCTCGCAGGTCTGGGGCGACATTTCCAACGCGACCGGCGCCGCAGAGCGGCTGGCCGAAATCCTGGCCGAAAAGCCGTCGATCGCCGCACCTTCGAAGCCGCAGCGACTGGCCGAGCCGGTCCGGGGCGCCGTGGCGTTCGAGGATGTCGGCTTTGCCTATCCCGAAGGCGGGCGGGGCCCGGCGATCCGCCATATCGGCTTCCGCGTCGAGCCGGGCGAGCGCGTCGCCGTGGTCGGTCCGTCCGGGGCCGGCAAGAGCACGCTCTTCAACCTGATGCTGCGCTTCTACGATCCGCAGCAGGGCCGCGTGACGGTGGACGGCGTCGATATCCGCGATCTCGATCCCGTCGCGCTGCGCAGCCATATCGCCATCGTGCCGCAGGATACGGTGGTGTTCGCCGCGAGTGCGGCGGAGAATATCGGCATCGGCCATCCCGGCGCCGACCGCGACGCGATTAAGCGCGCGGCCGTCTCCGCCCATGCCGACGCGTTCCTGGTGACGCTGCCGGAAGGCTACGAGACCGAACTCGGCGAGCGCGGCGTGACGCTTTCCGGCGGCCAGCGCCAGCGCATTGCGATCGCCCGCGCCATCCTCAAGGACGCGCCGATCCTGCTGCTCGACGAGGCGACGTCGGCGCTCGACGCCGAGAGCGAAGTCGCCGTTCAGGATGCGTTGGATGAATTGATGGTCGGCCGCACGACGATCGTCATCGCCCACCGCCTGGCGACGATCCTCAAGGCCGACCGCATCCTGGTCATGGACGGTGGCGCCATCGTCGAGGAAGGCACGCACGAGGCCCTCGTGCGCCATGGCGGCCTCTATGCGAGGCTCGCCCGCCTGCAGCTCCGCGAAGACGCCGCCTGA
- the rpmE gene encoding 50S ribosomal protein L31 has protein sequence MKNGIHPDYHTIKIVMTNGTEYLTKSTYGEEGSVMNLDIDPSTHPAWTGGNQTLLDRAGRVSRFNNKFKGFMGS, from the coding sequence ATGAAGAATGGCATTCATCCCGACTACCACACGATCAAGATCGTGATGACGAACGGGACCGAATATTTGACCAAGTCGACCTATGGCGAAGAGGGTTCGGTCATGAACCTCGACATCGACCCGTCGACGCACCCGGCCTGGACCGGCGGCAACCAGACCCTGCTCGACCGCGCCGGCCGCGTCTCGCGCTTCAACAACAAGTTCAAGGGCTTCATGGGCAGCTAA
- the rcdA gene encoding protease adaptor protein RcdA, producing MTDDSPGQIDPPVVFGRRFAFSDTFRGLFREGMLLVEETAAYLDGDGRAESRDLPRAASLTYATESMRLTTRLMQIASWLLLQRAVNEGEMTFEQAGTEKAKVRLRGFGTLTEGPNWQDLPVRLRELIEHSVRLQERVIRLDDAMYNAANAEEPAENPVSRQLGQLARAFGSGGE from the coding sequence ATGACAGACGATAGCCCTGGGCAAATCGATCCGCCGGTCGTTTTCGGCAGGCGGTTTGCCTTTTCGGACACTTTCCGTGGCCTTTTCCGGGAAGGAATGCTGCTCGTCGAAGAGACGGCGGCCTATCTGGACGGCGACGGCCGGGCCGAATCACGCGACCTCCCGCGCGCCGCCTCGCTCACCTACGCCACCGAATCGATGCGGCTGACGACCCGGCTGATGCAGATCGCCTCCTGGCTGCTGCTGCAGCGCGCGGTCAACGAGGGCGAGATGACCTTCGAGCAGGCGGGTACGGAAAAGGCCAAGGTGCGGCTGCGCGGCTTCGGCACGCTGACCGAGGGGCCGAACTGGCAGGACCTGCCGGTGCGGCTGCGCGAGCTGATCGAGCATTCGGTGCGGCTGCAGGAGCGCGTCATCCGCCTGGACGATGCCATGTACAACGCCGCCAATGCCGAGGAGCCTGCCGAGAACCCGGTCAGTCGCCAGCTCGGCCAGCTGGCGCGCGCGTTCGGCTCGGGCGGCGAATAG
- a CDS encoding DUF1192 domain-containing protein, translated as MAVMVSGTAFINVSLDFGALTGKGRFNIAIFEPGGTQKRVERIMALFDDVPVEKPSPHRIGEDLGRLSIDELTDRIALMEGEIARLREAIAAKTASREAASSFFKT; from the coding sequence ATGGCGGTCATGGTTTCGGGAACAGCGTTCATCAACGTCTCCTTGGACTTCGGCGCCCTGACTGGCAAAGGCCGATTCAATATTGCTATCTTTGAACCAGGCGGGACCCAAAAACGAGTGGAGCGCATCATGGCCCTTTTCGACGACGTCCCGGTGGAAAAGCCGTCGCCGCATCGGATCGGCGAGGATCTGGGGCGGCTTTCGATCGATGAACTGACCGACCGCATCGCCTTGATGGAGGGCGAAATCGCGCGGCTGCGCGAGGCGATCGCCGCCAAGACGGCGTCGCGCGAGGCGGCTTCTTCCTTCTTCAAGACGTGA